The proteins below come from a single Bombus pyrosoma isolate SC7728 linkage group LG10, ASM1482585v1, whole genome shotgun sequence genomic window:
- the LOC122571905 gene encoding uncharacterized protein LOC122571905 isoform X4 gives MFDHAEIIVPAEDTKDENMEEEVNLTLKLEETESQSEIMKSDIEVDPENKKENSTEEIVKESQLEIVKNDVTDEPENQQSSAFYKEIINESQPEIVTKSQLEIIKSDGEEEPETRKYAKLSKETLIENEKNFVINMDDNIAHSANVETTSDVEMDAEKVVKIADAEDLELNKNEELSNKQQLEDNLKCNTDKDNLKDILETASKVEDIFSEEQCQSTQDIVTSILDDVRNATDFKNILSTEAVVANEIEEVFQQSGSIPLAETEIEELTEKLPQDSEDILNKDMEDSISEHIDSLEGLLGLDLIPEGEDSSLKATKAEGELQKSDQLSKVVDMSLLLEQSDPISDMAQTSDYITQVISSCLTDRNDLPLETTKKSNTIEVVDDKVKKSPASDILKIDGSIIVESIDKDENVEDLQKDLKQVTDLEENELDIDFEEAQLESVGDLEDIESQPEIDKNAVDEESENIKNAGLSEEIIAEDQENLVINMDDNTVNATNVETASDIEIELASDILLHNMDHNDKAENVGDIHKVDTDLTETELDIEFEEAHLESVGDLEEIESQTEITKSDLEEIESQAEITKGDVKETEPHTEIAKNDLEEIKLQAEIANSDVKEIESQVEMPESDVEETESQTEIAKGDVEETEVQTKIGEGNVEETESQTERAEDNVEETESKAKIVEGNVEGTESQAEISKSTAEETESQAEIIKGDIEETESKIEINKSNIEETETQINIAKDNIEEEPENKNNMELSEEIIIESQSEIMKNSVEECENKKKMEFTEKIVTESQPKIIKCDIEEESENRKELPVELPVELPIELPAKLPEKIVTEDQENLVINMDNNTVNLANVERASNIDTSNILLHNMDCYGKEEDVGDLQKILKGGTNLTENELGMDFEGAPLESVDDLEETELQPTITKSDVEGGSENRKHIEFPGEILTEPQPEVVKNADEEEHENRKGVELSEEIITKIQENLVIDMDVNGVDLSNVERSNDIETQLTSDILLHNMGQDNKDNNFENLQKDLREGTNLDMNFEEAPLESIADLEETESQSEIVKNDIEGDPSEDRKNAGLSETIVTEDNPAEGNLAEANLAEANLTEDNLAEENLVTNMKDNIADFPNMERSSDIELELPSDILLRNVGHDENLDDARSAIETSQPSSEISELESAVKFLQESEEQAMDSPLVLSPKMMESVVDDISKQADASSLFVPNEDICENTSELEVELQNITTDSISISEAEIISEAAKLESERKLAEQIKIDALQDKFEIDDDKETINEGIIEGKITLSETKFGVTPLENIEIQQLRNLESNKVSDAVVTLPHVSPNVLKTSESIPKVSILEERLREPPKIEIPTTDVAKVSISPNISKDSLLIQKDAKLIAYQKMLESPKMSDKSESKIVDTPRKDSEKHDFENVGSPRIILKIAKSAITDCGEPRSPKSPKIRSATNSPNPEDSPGQKLGKIKLKLSKGGHPSIISNENIEEVGQWYSEGSSSLSPLGMKIKFSKSGDPSIVSAEKYESIDDCKEGKHKFEETVRTESPIGMKIKLSKSGDASIVQQDAKEMQIKHKDKLDMVQESPKRTESPIGMKIKLSKTGDASIIQSERQDFLEEYKDNVQIKPKEKLESCYGSPKRTDSPIGMKIKLSKSGDASIVSPDLPEENKDINKIKDKLELSPEIPKRTESPIGMKIKLAKMKGGGASIISVENSEEVKDKLEIPDIPKRTESPLGMKIKLSKTGDASIVHSEVLDEIKDKMDTVQDASKSLESSHIEVSEEEQSVETIHETLPKIDSPLGMKIKLSKFGDASIVSLEKQEQLEESPKRTESPLGMKIKLSKSGDASIIQTDTSEDANKTIRTIEAEHSKTTDASLGMKIKLLKTGDASIVDPEKKDREQRRRDAESSLEMKIKLSKTGHPTIVACDNQAEVYKSKEAVDPPQNFAQRYKEPGQIGHKEPALKILKSGNSTILQSNRSELTIEPVQMQGKKLENVIEMSPKRKDITIAPIESKKSKLETQLTQILPEVTIQPVTSREQKQFLFDPKNSAISLQQMNVINQEISITQVRPQKSTDASMNEKLKDILSKNVSGSPLNSDCEIIEHRSELIIVNENSNSSQDVVIIEEVSTNRMPEVKVPKKRGRPRRNPLPQGITHPPPHLLISRDPLPLDDAQQMQQPQVPHFPQSRENERPKRTCRSQKSYAPPRRGRGRGRGKRKLDTVDPQIMKKPRIEQDLNAIEASTTAVITIDDSGLQQESFRKSPELYKALKQPVMDSKIVNSSDSTGMQSETNKTPEMRLPKPISNDVKDKKLADIVPERMQKTATKLDSDNRSDKPTENAKLENKDMLVPPGHPNWLTPASKRTENATKHENMSMVQVIDEETRMSAESGSRSQTPARNISAPASDTIVNEESQGSVLSTATTESEKVKVKNRRMEINFDPDEGPFTVDKIAEYEWPLDRKGETFMIQEQISQYLGVKSFKRKYPDLKRRVVDMEERNYLRENGLVSEAMCDMGLTAICSSEVLDVMCSDFPDQYEEYRKHMREKQVKEHSKKQKELTAAANAEKNRIDLAEMAVQSALSWNISLNKARRENRKCSLDLQTFTIHVPKKQQEVESERRIGHYPVALIPGQYTDYYREYTPAELRYYPLNTVLYGPMRPNERKFDSQSEGSQSDTDSDSSSDDSSSSSSVGTQDTEGSQSTMDDVDMEITNRKDEIKLKCKMCLKTLNKHSKNEVLIQCGTCNGHVHPSCIDLTLDMVPHIQSYAWQCTDCKTCAQCHDPADEDKMLFCDMCDRGYHIYCVGLRRVPQGRWHCQECAVCVNCGSREPGGINSDRNSVAQWQHEYKKGDKNTRVYVSTLCVPCSKLWRKGRYCPHCSRCHTAPRLDLEVNLVHCSACDKYLHLGCVETKGMPLDRKNYLCDFCASNRQQTMKSLISRTLRT, from the exons ATGTTCG ATCATGCTGAAATCATAGTACCTGCAGAGGAtacaaaagatgaaaatatggAAGAAGAAGTGAATTTAACTTTAAAACTTGAAGAAACTGAATCACAGtcagaaataatgaaaagtgATATAGAAGTGGAtcctgaaaataaaaaggagaattcaactgaagaaattgtaaaagagtCACAGCTagaaatagttaaaaatgaTGTCACAGATGAGCCTGAAAATCAACAGAGTAGTGCGTTTTACAAAGAGATTATAAATGAATCACAACCTGAAATTGTAACTAAATCACAGTTAGAAATAATCAAAAGTGATGGTGAAGAAGAGCCTGAAACTAGAAAGTATGCAAAActttcgaaagaaactttaatagaaaatgaaaaaaattttgtcattaataTGGATGATAATATTGCACATTCAGCAAATGTGGAAACAACAAGTGATGTTGAAATGGATGCAGAAAAAGTTGTAAAGATAGCTGATGCGGAAGATCTAGAGTTAAATAAGAATGAGGAGCTCTCTAACAAGCAACAATTGGAAGATAATTTAAAGTGCAATACCGATAAAGataatttgaaagatattttagaaactgCTAGTAAAGtagaagatatattttctgAAGAACAGTGCCAAAGTACACAGGATATTGTTACAAGTATCCTAGATGATGTAAGAAATGCAACTgatttcaagaatattttaagcaCGGAAGCTGTTGTAGCAAATGAAATAGAAGAGGTTTTTCAACAATCTGGAAGTATTCCATTAGCAGAGACTGAAATTGAAGAATTGACTGAAAAATTACCACAGGATTCAGAAGATATCCTGAATAAGGATATGGAGGATTCAATCTCAGAACATATAGATTCCCTAGAAGGACTATTAGGTTTAGATTTAATACCAGAGGGAGAGGATTCCTCATTGAAAGCAACAAAAGCTGAAGGGGAACTTCAGAAATCAGACCAATTATCAAAGGTTGTAGACATGAGTCTTTTGTTAGAACAATCAGATCCCATTTCTGACATGGCACAAACTTCGGATTATATAACACAGGTGATCAGTAGTTGTTTAACAGATAGAAATGATTTACCATTAGAAACTACAAAGAAATCCAATACAATTGAAGTTGTTGAtgataaagttaaaaaatctCCAGCTAGTGATATATTGAAAATCGATGGAAGTATAATTGTTGAGTCTATAGATAAGGAtgaaaatgttgaagattTACAAAAAGATTTAAAGCAAGTTACGGACctagaagaaaatgaattggACATAGATTTTGAAGAAGCTCAATTGGAGTCCGTAGGTGATCTTGAAGACATAGAATCACAGCcagaaatagataaaaatgctGTTGACGaagaatctgaaaatattaaaaatgcagGACTTTCTGAAGAAATTATAGCGGAAGATCAAGAAAATTTAGTTATTAATATGGATGATAATACTGTAAATGCAACAAATGTGGAAACAGCGAGTGATATTGAAATAGAATTAGCTTCAGATATCTTGCTGCATAACATGGATCATAATGACAAAGCTGAAAATGTAGGAGATATACATAAAGTGGATACTGATTTAACAGAAACTGAATTGGATATCGAATTTGAGGAAGCACACCTGGAATCTGTAGGTGATCTTGAAGAAATAGAATCACAGACAGAAATAACTAAAAGTGATCTTGAAGAAATAGAATCACAGGCAGAAATAACTAAAGGTGATGTTAAAGAAACAGAACCACACACAGAAATAGCTAAAAATGAtctcgaagaaataaaattacaggCAGAAATAGCTAATAGTGatgttaaagaaatagaatcaCAAGTAGAAATGCCTGAAAGTGATGTTGAAGAAACAGAATCACAGACAGAAATAGCTAAAGGTGATGTTGAAGAAACAGAAGTACAGACAAAAATAGGTGAAGGTAATGTTGAAGAAACAGAATCACAAACAGAAAGAGCTGAAGATAATGTTGAAGAAACAGAATCAAAGGCAAAAATAGTTGAAGGTAATGTTGAAGGAACAGAATCACAGGCAGAAATATCTAAAAGCACTGCTGAAGAAACAGAATCGCAGgcagaaataattaaaggcgATATTGAAGAAACAGAatcaaaaatagaaataaataaaagcaatattGAGGAAACAGAAACACAGATAAATATAGCTAAAGATAATATTGAAGAAGAACCTgagaataaaaacaatatgGAACTTtctgaagaaattataattgaatcaCAGtcagaaataatgaaaaatagtGTTGAAGAGTgtgagaataaaaagaaaatggaatttactgaaaaaattgtaactgAATCGCAGCCAAAAATAATCAAGTGTGATATTGAAGAAGAGTCTGAGAATAGAAAAGAACTTCCTGTAGAACTTCCTGTAGAACTTCCTATAGAACTTCCTGCGAAACTTCCTGAAAAGATTGTAACAGAAGATCAGGAAAATTTAGTTATTAATATGGATAATAATACTGTAAATTTGGCAAATGTAGAAAGGGCAAGTAATATTGATACTTCAAATATCTTGTTGCATAATATGGATTGTTAtgggaaagaagaagatgttGGGGATTtgcaaaaaattttaaaagggGGTACTAATTTGACAGAAAATGAATTGGGCATGGATTTTGAAGGAGCCCCACTGGAATCTGTAGATGATCTTGAAGAAACAGAATTACAGCCAACCATAACGAAAAGTGATGTTGAAGGGGGATCTGAGAATAGAAAGCACATAGAATTTCCTGGAGAAATTTTAACTGAACCACAGCCAGAAGTAGTGAAGAATGCCGATGAAGAAGAACATGAGAATAGGAAAGGCGTAGAACTCTCTgaagaaattataacaaaaatccAAGAAAATTTAGTTATTGATATGGATGTTAATGGTGTAGATTTATCAAATGTGGAAAGATCAAATGATATTGAAACACAATTAACCTCAGATATCCTGTTGCATAACATGGGTCAAGATAACAAGGATAACAATTTTGAGAATTTGCAAAAGGATTTAAGAGAAGGTACTAATTTGGACATGAACTTTGAAGAAGCGCCATTGGAATCCATAGCTGATCTTGAAGAAACAGAATCACAAtcagaaattgttaaaaatgatattgaaGGGGATCCTTCTGAGGATAGAAAGAATGCAGGACTTTCTGAAACAATTGTAACAGAAGATAATCCAGCAGAAGGTAATCTAGCAGAAGCTAATCTAGCAGAAGCTAATCTAACAGAGGATAATTTAGCAGAAGAAAATTTAGTTACTAATATGAAAGATAATATTGCAGATTTCCCAAATATGGAAAGATCAAGTGACATTGAATTAGAATTGCCTTCAGATATCTTGCTGCGTAACGTGGGTCATGATGAAAATTTAGATGATGCTCGGTCTGCCATAGAAACATCTCAACCTAGTTCTGAAATATCCGAGCTTGAATCAGCTGTTAAATTTTTGCAAGAGTCTGAAGAACAAGCAATGGATTCTCCTTTGGTATTATCTCCTAAAATGATGGAAAGTGTCGTAGATGATATATCCAAACAAGCTGATGCATCCTCTCTGTTTGTACCTAATGAAGATATATGCGAAAATACGTCAGAATTAGAAGTGGAACTACAGAACATCACGACGGATTCGATTTCTATTTCTGAGGCGGAAATCATCTCGGAAGCTGCGAAATTGGAAAGCGAGAGAAAACTTGCCGagcaaattaaaattgatgcTTTACAAGACAAGTTTGAGATAGATGATGATAAAGAGACAATAAATGAAGGTATAATCGAAGGGAAGATAACACTATCTGAGACTAAATTTGGCGTAACACCTTTGGAGAACATTGAAATACAGCAATTACGAAACTTAGAAAGCAATAAGGTATCTGACGCAGTGGTAACATTACCACATGTTTCACCCAACGTTTTAAAGACATCCGAATCTATACCAAAAGTTTCGATTTTAGAAGAACGTCTAAGAGAACCACCCAAGATAGAAATTCCTACTACAGATGTGGCAAAAGTATCGATATCTCCGAACATCTCTAAAGATAGTCTCTTGATTCAAAAGGATGCAAAATTAATTGCCTATCAAAAGATGTTGGAATCGCCGAAGATGTCCGATAAATCAGAATCGAAGATAGTTGACACACCACGAAAGGATTCCGAAAAACACGATTTCGAAAATGTAGGATCTCCACGAATCATTTTAAAGATAGCAAAGTCTGCAATCACTGATTGTGGCGAACCAAGATCACCTAAAAGTCCGAAGATCAGATCTGCGACCAACTCGCCAAATCCTGAAGATAGTCCAGGTCAAAAACtagggaaaataaaattgaaattatctaAAGGAGGTCATCCTTCTATAATATCCAATGAGAACATCGAAGAAGTTGGACAGTGGTATTCCGAAGGATCATCATCGTTGTCTCCTCTTGGTAtgaagattaaattttcaaaatccgGGGATCCATCTATAGTTTCCGCTGAGAAAtacgaatcgatcgatgattGTAAAGAGGGTAAACAcaaattcgaagaaactgtGCGAACAGAATCACCGATTggaatgaaaatcaaattatcaAAAAGTGGTGATGCGTCTATAGTGCAACAAGATGCAAAAGAAATGCAGATAAAGCATAAAGATAAACTAGATATGGTTCAGGAAAGTCCAAAGAGAACGGAATCTCCAAttggaatgaaaattaagCTTTCAAAGACCGGAGACGCCTCGATAATACAATCCGAGAGACAAGATTTTTTGGaagaatataaagataatGTGCAAATAAAACCAAAGGAGAAGCTCGAATCATGTTATGGCTCTCCCAAGAGAACTGACTCTCCTATAGGAATGAAAATCAAGCTATCTAAAAGTGGGGACGCTTCGATCGTTTCTCCGGATTTGccagaagaaaataaagatatcaacaaaataaaagataaattagaGTTATCTCCAGAAATCCCAAAGAGGACCGAATCCCCAAttggaatgaaaattaagCTAGCAAAAATGAAGGGTGGCGGAGCTTCTATAATATCGGTAGAAAACTCTGAAGAAGTAAAAGACAAACTAGAAATTCCAGATATTCCCAAACGGACGGAATCGCCGCTTGGAATGAAGATCAAATTGTCCAAAACTGGCGATGCGTCGATCGTTCATTCAGAAGTATTGgacgaaattaaagataaaatggaTACAGTTCAAGATGCGTCGAAATCATTGGAGTCATCGCATATTGAAGTCTCGGAAGAAGAGCAATCAGTGGAAACTATACATGAAACTTTGCCAAAAATTGACTCACCTCTTGGTATGAAGATCAAGCTTTCTAAGTTTGGTGATGCATCCATAGTTTCTTTAGAAAAGCAAGAACAACTGGAAGAAAGCCCCAAGAGAACAGAATCACCTCTTGGTATGAAGATCAAACTATCTAAAAGTGGCGACGCTTCTATCATACAAACTGATACGTCTGAAGATGCGAATAAAACGATACGAACAATCGAGGCAGAACATTCTAAAACCACTGATGCTTCTTTAGGTATGAAGATAAAGTTGTTAAAAACCGGAGACGCCTCTATAGTAGATCCAGAAAAGAAGGATAGAGAACAGAGACGTCGAGATGCTGAATCATCTctggaaatgaaaattaaactatCTAAAACGGGTCATCCAACGATAGTGGCTTGCGATAATCAAGCGGAAGTATACAAGTCCAAAGAAGCTGTTGATCCGCCTCAAAATTTTGCGCAAAGGTATAAAGAGCCTGGGCAAATCGGACACAAAGAACCTGCACTAAAGATTCTTAAAAGTGGTAATTCGACTATTTTACAAAGCAATCGCTCAGAACTGACAATTGAACCAGTGCAAATGCAGggaaaaaaattagagaatGTGATTGAAATGTCTCCAAAGCGGAAAGATATCACCATCGCGCCGATCGAATCAAAAAAGTCTAAGCTGGAAACTCAGCTTACTCAAATTTTACCTGAGGTTACTATTCAGCCTGTAACGTCTAGAGAACAGAAGCAGTTCTTGTTCGATCCAAAAAACAGTGCAATCAGTCTTCAACAGATGAATGTGATAAATCAAGAAATCAGTATTACTCAAGTGAGACCTCAAAAATCGACTGATGCTTCTATGAATGAGAAATTGAaggatattttatcgaaaaacgtATCCGGTTCCCCGCTGAATTCCGACTGTGAAATTATAGAACACCGTTCAGAATTGATAATAGTAAATGAGAACTCAAACTCAAGCCAGGATGTTGTCATAATAGAAGAGGTATCTACGAATAGAATGCCAGAAGTTAAGGTGCCCAAGAAAAGAGGTAGACCCAGAAGGAATCCATTACCACAAGGAATTACTCATCCTCCACCTCATTTGTTAATATCTAGGGATCCTTTGCCTTTAGACGACGCACAACAAATGCAACAACCACAAGTACCTCATTTTCCACAATCCAGAGAGAATGAGAGACCTAAGAGAACCTGCAGAAGCCAGAAGAGTTATGCACCTCCTAGAAGAGGTAGAGGGCGAG GTCGAGGAAAGCGAAAATTGGATACTGTGGATCCTCAGATAATGAAGAAGCCTAGAATCGAGCAAGATCTAAACGCGATAGAAGCGTCTACTACGGCTGTAATAACAATAGATGATTCCGGGTTGCAACAAGAATCTTTCAGAAAGTCACCGGAATTGTATAAAGCTCTTAAACAACCAGTAATGGATTCCAAAATTGTTAATTCTTCGG ACTCCACGGGTATGCAATCGGAAACAAACAAAACACCGGAGATGCGATTACCTAAACCCATATCGAATGACGTTAAGGATAAAAAGTTGGCTGACATCGTTCCTGAAAGAATGCAAAAGACTGCAACGAAATTAGATTCCGATAATAGATCCGATAAACCGAcggaaaatgcaaaattggaaaacaAGGACATGTTAGTACCACCCGGACATCCAAATTGGTTAACACCAGCATCGAAACGAACAGAAAATGCTACAAAGCATGAGAATATGTCTATGGTACAAGTGATAGATGAGGAAACAAGAATGAGTGCAGAATCGGGTTCCAGATCTCAGACTCCAGCCAGAAATATTTCTGCACCAG CCTCTGATACCATAGTAAATGAGGAGTCTCAAGGAAGTGTACTTAGTACTGCAACTACAGAATCAGAAAAAGTAAAGGTCAAGAATCGaagaatggaaattaattttgatccAGACGAAGGGCCATTCACAGTCGATAAAATTGCTGAGTATGAATGGCCACTTGACCGTAAAGGTGAAACCTTTATGATACAAGAACAAATATCTCAATACCTTGGTGTAAAAtctttcaaaagaaaatacccAGATTTGAAGAGAAGAGTTGTGGATATGGAAGAAAGGAATTATTTGAGAGAAAATGGTTTGGTTAGCGAAGCAATGTGTGATATGG GTCTAACTGCTATATGCAGTTCAGAAGTATTAGATGTAATGTGTAGTGATTTCCCAGATCAGTATGAAGAATATCGCAAACATATGCGTGAAAAGCAAGTAAAAGAACATTCcaaaaaacagaaagaattAACAGCAGCTGCAAATgcagaaaaaaatagaattgatCTAGCAGAAATGGCAGTTCAGTCTGCATTATCTTGGAATATTAGCTTAAATAAAGCTCGACGAGAAAATAGGAAATGCAGCTTAGACTTACAGACTTTCACAATCCATGTGCCAAAGAAACAACAGGAAGTTGAGTCGGAACGCAGAATTGGTCACTATCCTGTTGCGTTGATACCAGGGCAATATACAGATTATTACCGCGAATACACACCAGCTGAGTTACGGTATTATCCTCTAAATACTGTTCTTTATGGTCCCATGAGGCCAAATGAACGTAAATTTGATAGCCAATCAGAAGGATCTCAAAGTGATACCGATAGTGATTCATCTTCAGATGATTCGAG TTCGTCTTCTAGCGTGGGAACGCAAGATACCGAAGGCTCACAATCTACAATGGATGACGTAGATATGGAAATAACAAATcgaaaagatgaaataaaattaaagtgcAAGATGTGTTTGAAAACCTTAAATAAACATAGTAAAAATGAAGTATTAATTCAATGTGGTACATGCAATGGACATg tCCATCCATCGTGTATAGATTTAACATTAGATATGGTTCCTCATATCCAATCATATGCATGGCAATGCACAGATTGTAAAACTTGCGCTCAGTGCCATGATCCTGCAGACGAAGATAAAATGCTGTTTTGTGATATGTGCGATAGAGG GTATCATATTTATTGTGTTGGTCTCCGACGAGTACCGCAAGGAAGATGGCATTGCCAAGAATGTGCTGTCTGTGTGAATTGTGGCTCAAGAGAACCTGGTGGTATAAATTCTGATAGAAATAGTGTCGCTCAGTGGCAACATGAATATAAGAAGGGTGACAAGAATACTCGCGTTTATGTTTCTACACTGTGCGTTCCATGCTCGAA GCTATGGCGAAAGGGTCGCTATTGCCCGCACTGCAGTCGCTGTCATACTGCCCCAAGACTTGACCTGGAAGTGAATCTAGTGCATTGCAGCGCATGTGACAAATATCTGCACTTAG gTTGCGTGGAGACCAAGGGAATGCCACTAGACAGGAAAAATTATCTATGTGATTTCTGTGCATCAAATCGTCAGCAAACGATGAAATCACTAATATCGAGAACATTGAGAacgtaa